One Denticeps clupeoides chromosome 10, fDenClu1.1, whole genome shotgun sequence genomic window carries:
- the dnase1l1 gene encoding deoxyribonuclease-1-like 1 isoform X1, which yields MNERIKIQCRIFQGVAHLHCPAMPLAINTNPAALYGILVLVNVVYLHEAFRICAFNVKSFGDSKSSDESVMSTLIRIVSRCDVCLLQEVRDTKRRAIPSLLDALNRFDRRHQYDYVASERLGRKQAYQEQYVFVYRTDSVSVRDRFQYPDTTPGDSDAFAREPFVVWLRAPSTVAKEFVLIPQHTSPSNATKEIDALYDVFVEIKRRWRIENVMLLGDFNADCGFVAKKNWKNVRLCADTSFLWLIGDAEDTTVKESTHCAYDRIVVHGESFKRAIVSDSARAFNFAKEFLLSEEQALLVSDHYPVEVELKTAGAAGATVPHLLLITVTLLISQLDVIPTVC from the exons AAGGTGTTGCCCATCTTCACTGTCCAGCCATGCCTTTGGCCATCAACACCAACCCGGCAGCCCTGTATGGGATTCTGGTTTTGGTGAACGTGGTTTATCTGCACGAGGCCTTCCGAATCTGCGCTTTCAACGTGAAGAGTTTTGGTGACTCCAAATCATCAGACGAATCTGTCATGAGCACGTTGATTCGG ATCGTCTCCAGGTGTGACGTGTGCTTGCTTCAGGAAGTGAGAGATACCAAGAGGAGAGCGATTCCCTCCCTGCTCGACGCCCTTAACCG GTTTGACCGCAGGCATCAGTACGACTACGTGGCCAGTGAGCGTCTGGGCCGGAAGCAGGCGTATCAGGAGCAGTATGTGTTTGTCTACAG GACCGACTCAGTCAGCGTCAGAGACCGGTTCCAGTATCCCGACACGACACCAGGAGACAGCGATGCCTTCGCACGGGAACCTTTTGTAGTGTGGTTACGAGCACCCAGTACAG TTGCCAAAGAGTTTGTCCTTATACCACAGCACACCTCTCCATCTAATGCAACCAAAGAGATTGACGCCCTTTATGATGTTTTTGTGGAGATCAAAAGGAGATGGAGGATAGAG AATGTGATGCTCTTGGGTGACTTCAATGCAGATTGTGGCTTTGTGGCAAAGAAGAACTGGAAGAACGTCCGTCTTTGTGCAGACACGTCTTTCTTGTGGCTCATTGGAGATGCAGAAGACACCACCGTCAAGGAATCCACTCACTGTGCTTATGACCG AATCGTCGTACATGGAGAATCATTTAAGAGGGCAATTGTGTCAGATTCTGCCCGAGCTTTTAACTTCGCTAAGGAGTTCCTACTCAGTGAAGAGCAG GCTCTTCTGGTGAGTGACCACTACCCTGTGGAGGTAGAACTTAAGACCGCAGGAGCAGCCGGAGCCACAGTTCCACACCTTCTCCTCATTACCGTAACTTTATTGATATCACAACTCGATGTGATACCAACTGTATGCTGA
- the dnase1l1 gene encoding deoxyribonuclease-1-like 1 isoform X4 → MNERIKIQCRIFQGVAHLHCPAMPLAINTNPAALYGILVLVNVVYLHEAFRICAFNVKSFGDSKSSDESVMSTLIRIVSRCDVCLLQEVRDTKRRAIPSLLDALNRFDRRHQYDYVASERLGRKQAYQEQYVFVYRTDSVSVRDRFQYPDTTPGDSDAFAREPFVVWLRAPSTVAKEFVLIPQHTSPSNATKEIDALYDVFVEIKRRWRIEIVALWQRRTGRTSVFVQTRLSCGSLEMQKTPPSRNPLTVLMTESSYMENHLRGQLCQILPELLTSLRSSYSVKSRLFW, encoded by the exons AAGGTGTTGCCCATCTTCACTGTCCAGCCATGCCTTTGGCCATCAACACCAACCCGGCAGCCCTGTATGGGATTCTGGTTTTGGTGAACGTGGTTTATCTGCACGAGGCCTTCCGAATCTGCGCTTTCAACGTGAAGAGTTTTGGTGACTCCAAATCATCAGACGAATCTGTCATGAGCACGTTGATTCGG ATCGTCTCCAGGTGTGACGTGTGCTTGCTTCAGGAAGTGAGAGATACCAAGAGGAGAGCGATTCCCTCCCTGCTCGACGCCCTTAACCG GTTTGACCGCAGGCATCAGTACGACTACGTGGCCAGTGAGCGTCTGGGCCGGAAGCAGGCGTATCAGGAGCAGTATGTGTTTGTCTACAG GACCGACTCAGTCAGCGTCAGAGACCGGTTCCAGTATCCCGACACGACACCAGGAGACAGCGATGCCTTCGCACGGGAACCTTTTGTAGTGTGGTTACGAGCACCCAGTACAG TTGCCAAAGAGTTTGTCCTTATACCACAGCACACCTCTCCATCTAATGCAACCAAAGAGATTGACGCCCTTTATGATGTTTTTGTGGAGATCAAAAGGAGATGGAGGATAGAG ATTGTGGCTTTGTGGCAAAGAAGAACTGGAAGAACGTCCGTCTTTGTGCAGACACGTCTTTCTTGTGGCTCATTGGAGATGCAGAAGACACCACCGTCAAGGAATCCACTCACTGTGCTTATGACCG AATCGTCGTACATGGAGAATCATTTAAGAGGGCAATTGTGTCAGATTCTGCCCGAGCTTTTAACTTCGCTAAGGAGTTCCTACTCAGTGAAGAGCAG GCTCTTCTGGTGA
- the dnase1l1 gene encoding deoxyribonuclease-1-like 1 isoform X2, with protein sequence MNERIKIQCRIFRVAHLHCPAMPLAINTNPAALYGILVLVNVVYLHEAFRICAFNVKSFGDSKSSDESVMSTLIRIVSRCDVCLLQEVRDTKRRAIPSLLDALNRFDRRHQYDYVASERLGRKQAYQEQYVFVYRTDSVSVRDRFQYPDTTPGDSDAFAREPFVVWLRAPSTVAKEFVLIPQHTSPSNATKEIDALYDVFVEIKRRWRIENVMLLGDFNADCGFVAKKNWKNVRLCADTSFLWLIGDAEDTTVKESTHCAYDRIVVHGESFKRAIVSDSARAFNFAKEFLLSEEQALLVSDHYPVEVELKTAGAAGATVPHLLLITVTLLISQLDVIPTVC encoded by the exons GTGTTGCCCATCTTCACTGTCCAGCCATGCCTTTGGCCATCAACACCAACCCGGCAGCCCTGTATGGGATTCTGGTTTTGGTGAACGTGGTTTATCTGCACGAGGCCTTCCGAATCTGCGCTTTCAACGTGAAGAGTTTTGGTGACTCCAAATCATCAGACGAATCTGTCATGAGCACGTTGATTCGG ATCGTCTCCAGGTGTGACGTGTGCTTGCTTCAGGAAGTGAGAGATACCAAGAGGAGAGCGATTCCCTCCCTGCTCGACGCCCTTAACCG GTTTGACCGCAGGCATCAGTACGACTACGTGGCCAGTGAGCGTCTGGGCCGGAAGCAGGCGTATCAGGAGCAGTATGTGTTTGTCTACAG GACCGACTCAGTCAGCGTCAGAGACCGGTTCCAGTATCCCGACACGACACCAGGAGACAGCGATGCCTTCGCACGGGAACCTTTTGTAGTGTGGTTACGAGCACCCAGTACAG TTGCCAAAGAGTTTGTCCTTATACCACAGCACACCTCTCCATCTAATGCAACCAAAGAGATTGACGCCCTTTATGATGTTTTTGTGGAGATCAAAAGGAGATGGAGGATAGAG AATGTGATGCTCTTGGGTGACTTCAATGCAGATTGTGGCTTTGTGGCAAAGAAGAACTGGAAGAACGTCCGTCTTTGTGCAGACACGTCTTTCTTGTGGCTCATTGGAGATGCAGAAGACACCACCGTCAAGGAATCCACTCACTGTGCTTATGACCG AATCGTCGTACATGGAGAATCATTTAAGAGGGCAATTGTGTCAGATTCTGCCCGAGCTTTTAACTTCGCTAAGGAGTTCCTACTCAGTGAAGAGCAG GCTCTTCTGGTGAGTGACCACTACCCTGTGGAGGTAGAACTTAAGACCGCAGGAGCAGCCGGAGCCACAGTTCCACACCTTCTCCTCATTACCGTAACTTTATTGATATCACAACTCGATGTGATACCAACTGTATGCTGA
- the dnase1l1 gene encoding deoxyribonuclease-1-like 1 isoform X3: protein MPLAINTNPAALYGILVLVNVVYLHEAFRICAFNVKSFGDSKSSDESVMSTLIRIVSRCDVCLLQEVRDTKRRAIPSLLDALNRFDRRHQYDYVASERLGRKQAYQEQYVFVYRTDSVSVRDRFQYPDTTPGDSDAFAREPFVVWLRAPSTVAKEFVLIPQHTSPSNATKEIDALYDVFVEIKRRWRIENVMLLGDFNADCGFVAKKNWKNVRLCADTSFLWLIGDAEDTTVKESTHCAYDRIVVHGESFKRAIVSDSARAFNFAKEFLLSEEQALLVSDHYPVEVELKTAGAAGATVPHLLLITVTLLISQLDVIPTVC from the exons ATGCCTTTGGCCATCAACACCAACCCGGCAGCCCTGTATGGGATTCTGGTTTTGGTGAACGTGGTTTATCTGCACGAGGCCTTCCGAATCTGCGCTTTCAACGTGAAGAGTTTTGGTGACTCCAAATCATCAGACGAATCTGTCATGAGCACGTTGATTCGG ATCGTCTCCAGGTGTGACGTGTGCTTGCTTCAGGAAGTGAGAGATACCAAGAGGAGAGCGATTCCCTCCCTGCTCGACGCCCTTAACCG GTTTGACCGCAGGCATCAGTACGACTACGTGGCCAGTGAGCGTCTGGGCCGGAAGCAGGCGTATCAGGAGCAGTATGTGTTTGTCTACAG GACCGACTCAGTCAGCGTCAGAGACCGGTTCCAGTATCCCGACACGACACCAGGAGACAGCGATGCCTTCGCACGGGAACCTTTTGTAGTGTGGTTACGAGCACCCAGTACAG TTGCCAAAGAGTTTGTCCTTATACCACAGCACACCTCTCCATCTAATGCAACCAAAGAGATTGACGCCCTTTATGATGTTTTTGTGGAGATCAAAAGGAGATGGAGGATAGAG AATGTGATGCTCTTGGGTGACTTCAATGCAGATTGTGGCTTTGTGGCAAAGAAGAACTGGAAGAACGTCCGTCTTTGTGCAGACACGTCTTTCTTGTGGCTCATTGGAGATGCAGAAGACACCACCGTCAAGGAATCCACTCACTGTGCTTATGACCG AATCGTCGTACATGGAGAATCATTTAAGAGGGCAATTGTGTCAGATTCTGCCCGAGCTTTTAACTTCGCTAAGGAGTTCCTACTCAGTGAAGAGCAG GCTCTTCTGGTGAGTGACCACTACCCTGTGGAGGTAGAACTTAAGACCGCAGGAGCAGCCGGAGCCACAGTTCCACACCTTCTCCTCATTACCGTAACTTTATTGATATCACAACTCGATGTGATACCAACTGTATGCTGA
- the LOC114798464 gene encoding L-rhamnose-binding lectin CSL2-like — protein sequence MSVGSSLCLQMLYKSKQDSTTTLCVQKKFFTMLKCLIILLAVCLGKASAGQVINCDGNVQRISCNEGVIIINGAEYGRKDDTTCITWRPQNELTNTHCSLSGVLPVISQRCNGKKVCEFPVFFPSDPCFGTYKYLNTTYSCVSARTAVTCEFGHMTLDCGQDIIEITSSNYGRRDGSTCSGDRPANQLAMTECYLPRTLSDVSSSCNGKSLCSLSAGSFVPFDPCVGTYKYLEVTYICVSSEN from the exons ATGTCAGTGGGAAGCAGCTTATGTCTTCAAATGCTTTATAAGTCAAAGCAAGACAGTACGAccacactgtgtgtgcagaagaAGTTCTTCACGATGCTCAAGTGCCTGATTATCC tgcTGGCTGTGTGCCTTGGCAAAGCAAGTGCAG gacAAGTCATCAACTGTGATGGGAACGTACAGCGCATCAGCTGCA aTGAAGGGGTAATAATCATAAATGGAGCTGAATATGGACGCAAAGATGACACGACCTGCATTACATGGAGACCTCAAAATGAACTGACCAACACACATTGTTCTCTGAGTGGAGTCCTGCCTGTGATCTCGCAAAG GTGTAATGGGAAGAAAGTATGCGAGTTTCCTGTATTTTTCCCATCTGACCCCTGTTTCGGTACCTACAAATACCTGAATACCACTTACTCATGTGTTTCTGCCC gcACTGCAGTGACTTGTGaatttggtcacatgacactTGACTGTG GCCAGGACATAATAGAAATCACAAGCAGTAATTATGGACGTAGAGATGGATCAACATGTTCTGGCGATCGACCAGCCAATCAGCTTGCCATGACTGAATGCTACCTGCCAAGAACTCTCAGTGACGTGTCTTCGAG CTGTAATGGAAAATCTCTCTGTTCCCTGAGTGCTGGGAGCTTTGTACCATTTGATCCTTGTGTTGGTACTTATAAATACTTGGAGGTGACCTACATCTGTGTGTCTTCTG AGAACTAA
- the rpl10 gene encoding large ribosomal subunit protein uL16 — protein MGRRPARCYRYCKNKPYPKSRFCRGVPDPKIRIFDLGRKKAKVDEFPLCGHMVSDEYEQLSSEALEAARICANKYMVKTCGKDGFHIRMRLHPFHVIRINKMLSCAGADRLQTGMRGAFGKPQGTVARVHIGQVIMSVRTKAQNKEHVIEALRRAKFKFPGRQKIHISKKYGFTKFNAVDFDDMMQEKRLIPDGCGAKYIPNHGPLSRWKALHAN, from the exons ATGGGCCGCCGACCAGCCCGATG CTACAGATACTGCAAAAACAAGCCTTACCCAAAGTCCCGTTTCTGTCGGGGTGTGCCTG ATCCCAAGATCAGGATCTTCGACCTGGGACGTAAGAAGGCTAAGGTTGATGAGTTCCCCCTGTGTGGCCACATGGTGTCAGATGAATATGAGCAGCTGTCCTCGGAAG CTCTTGAGGCAGCCCGCATCTGTGCTAACAAGTACATGGTGAAGACTTGTGGTAAGGATGGTTTCCACATCCGTATGCGCCTTCACCCCTTCCACGTCATCCGCATCAACAAAATGTTATCCTGTGCTGGGGCTGATAG GCTCCAGACTGGGATGCGTGGTGCTTTTGGCAAGCCCCAGGGCACAGTGGCTCGAGTGCACATTGGTCAGGTGATCATGTCCGTGCGCACCAAGGCCCAGAACAAGGAGCATGTCATTGAGGCTCTGAGGAGGGCCAAGTTCAAGTTCCCTGGCCGCCAGAAG aTCCACATCTCCAAGAAGTATGGATTCACCAAGTTCAACGCAGTTGACTTTGATGACATGATGCAGGAGAAGCGTCTGATCCCTGATGGCTGTGGAGCAAAGTACATTCCCAACCACGGCCCTCTGAGCCGCTGGAAGGCTCTCCACGCTAACTAA